The following is a genomic window from Parabacteroides johnsonii DSM 18315.
TGCCATATAACTGCAAATATATCCGGCTACATTATATAAATGTTTCTTCTTTGCCAAGTTTAACGCCTCCGAATAAGCCTTAGTTGCCGGGATAAACAATTTGTCTTCCACAAACGAACGTCCCAAATACAGGCCAATCCAAGCTTGCTCTTCTGCCGTTCCGTGGCTTTTGTACCAGCCTAAAGCGCGGTCGAGCTGTTCGGCGTAGAGCATGTCTTTAAATAGTTTGTCTGCCGCCCGGCAATACAGCATGCACCAACGGGCGAACTGCCGTTCGTTCAGTTTGTCCGGTAGTTCTACACCTTCCAATATCACGTATGCACTATCCGGATAGACCGGCAGTAACGTTTCCGCCCGATCCATCTGTTCCGAAGCGACCTGATTTTCCCTGCAAGAAAAAAAAGCTATGGATAAAAGAACAAATACAACTATGTTTTTCATGCGAACGGAGATTGTTGCTCAGTATGGCAAAGATAATGAAAGAGATTGGATTTGTAAAAAAAGAGTTCTAAGTTTACGAGGAAAAATACAATATCCCCTTGAAAGGCGGAATGTGCGCTTAAATGATTAATTGGCAACGGTTTGCTTAAAACATATGTTTGTTAAAAAATATTACCCTTGCGGGTAATTTGAATTAGATGGGGTAGAAAATCGAATTAGACGCGGTAGTAGTTTCGATTTGAACCAATGGTTTTTTTAGGAATATGACAATAAGGAGCAAGTGCGTATGGATGAAAATGAAAGAAAATTCCCGGGAGATCTTTTCGAAGGAACGAACCATTAACGCGTTCCTGTCGAAACTATCCGTTCAGGTTTGAACTGACAGAACAAGTTTTTCGCTATGCAGTAGACTGTGAATTGGAAGGACGTTTGATCTCGCTGCAAAGGAAGAAACTGGTACTTGTTGCGTGTGCGCAAGATGCTTCTCTTTTTAGCGGGGAAGAAGAGGAAAACTTTGTCTCTCCGGTGCGGGTCACCGTACAGCCGGATAAGGTGCAAGCCTCTCTTATTGTCGTTCCGGCCTCCCTGCTTCCTAATTGGAAAAGAGAGATACAACGGTTCAGTTCCTTGCGGGTATATGAATATGCAGGGGACCAGAGGAGCCGTGAGTCGTGGAAGAAATTTGACCGCTATCCGGTAATATTGACGACTTACGGACTGCTGCGCCGAGATAATTGAATTGCTGGAAAACTATCCCTTCAAGTATGTGATATTGGATGAAAGCCAGAATATCAAAAATCCCGACTCGGTCCCTTATTTGATAAGGGTTGTAAAGATGGTATTTTGCTTGTCCGAATATGATATCATGTAAATATCATTATCTTTGTGTTGAGGAACGAGAAAACTATTTTATCAGTTTGTATAAATAAGATATGAAAAAGCTGCTACTGTTGTTGTGTTTTGTATTTATACACCAAGTGGTCTATCCGGTTTATTTTAAACATCTAGGCATGAGTGACGGCTTGTCGCAGGTCTCTGTGATGTCGATTTATCAGGATTGCCTGGGACGTATGTGGTTCGGTACACGCGAAGGTGTCAGTATCTATGACGGGGAACGGATGCGGGTGTATAAAGGCTGGGAGAATCTGGACCCGGAAAGCTCTATAAATGTTTTACTCGGACATGAATGTGATCATCTTACTGGAAACAGGCAAGGGGATATTTTCTTTAGGACTTGCGATTCGTTGGTGAGGTATGATATACGGGAAGAGAAATTTTGTGTTGTTAGCGGTTGTAAGGCGAAAACGATAACCTCGGCCGATGGTGATATATGGACGGGGTACGATGATATGGTTTGCCGGTATGATGAAAAAGGAGATAGTCTGCAACTTTATGCGAAGACAAACACTCCCGGTATATCCAGCCTGCTGATCTCGGGGAAGAAGATTTGGATCGGGACTTATGAAGGCCTGTATGTAATTGAAGAGGATAAAAAAGTCCGTTGTCTGATTGAAGGACCTGAATTTTATCGCTTATTTGAAAGTTCTACTGGCGAGATATGGGCCGGTTGCCGTACCGGTGGTTTATACAGGATCACACAAGACGAACGAATCACCTGGTATTCGGAAAGTAATTCCGCACCTTTCCATATAAAGAATAGTCAAATACGGAGCTTTGCTGAAGATCGGTTTGGGAATATCTGGTTCGGCACTTTTATGGGACTGCATAAATATAACCCTTACACGGACCAGTTTACAGTATATCAACAGGATCATTTGCCAGGTAGCCTGTCACATTCTTCTGTTTTCTCTGTTTATATAGATGCACAGGAAACCATATGGGTAGGAACCTATTATGGAGGTGTGAACTATTTTAATGCAGAAAGGGAAATATTCGCTCATTATACGGATAATCCTTTGCGGAAGGAATGCCTGAATTATTCGTTTGTCGGGAATCTGGCGGAAGATAAAGAAGGAAACATCTGGATTTGTACTGAAGGGGGAGGATTGAACTTCATGGATCGTAAAACACGAACCTTTAAATATTTCACTGCAGGTCACCGTAATTCCGTATTGCAGAATAACCTGAAATGCATTGCGTATGACGGAAAGCGGAACCGTCTGTATATCGGCACGCATCATGGAGGGCTTACCCGCTACGATATAAAGACCGGTATTTTTCATAACTACCTGAATGATTACAGGGAAGGAGACAGAAAACCGGACGGTATTATCTTCCATACAATGATTCATAACGATAAGCTGTATGTAAGCGCGATGAACGGAACTTTTGTCATGGATCTTGATACGGACCGGTTCCAATGGATATGCAGAAATGCTCAAAGCTTTACGATCGATAGGGAAGAGAATCTATGGATTTTGATTGGGACTTCTTTATACAAGATGGAGCTGGCCCATCCGGATAATCAGAAACATTATGCTTTGCCCCGTTATGGAATCCAGTTCGAACCTAAACGGATCATGACTACTCGCGCGGGGGATATCTATTTCGTGGTTTTGGGAGGTGGCCTGTATCGGTATGACAAACAGACCGATTCTTTTATCCATTATTCTCAGGAAAGCGGACATCTATTGAGCAATTATTGTTACAATGTCGCAGAGACCAATTCGGAAGAGCTGCTGGTGACCAGTGATAAGGGGGTTACTTTCCTGAATCCTTTCAGTGGAAATGCCCGGTTTGCGACGTTGGGGGCGAACTTACCGATCACGTCCATTGCGGATGGTTGCGGGATTCTGGTGTGCCGGAATAATGAACTTTTTATCGGAGGGAATGACGGACTGACCTCTTTTTATCGGGAAGATCTTGATAAGACGGAAAAGAATTACTCCTTATATTTTTCGGAGCTGTATATTCATAATAAAAGAATCTATCCGGGAGCTGTCTCGGGAGGCATACTAAAGGAGGCTTTTCCTTTCAGCGAATCTATCCAATTGAACTATAAGCAAAACAACCTGATTATAAACTTTGCCACAACCAATTATATTGATATCCAAAAAAATAATGAATATCAATATCGATTAGTTGGTTTTGACGATGATTGGGTTTCCACCTCTTCTTCCAGTATTTATTATACGAACCTGGACCCCGGCAAATATACATTGCTGGTTCGTGAAAAGAATCTGTCCCGGCATTTGATGAACCATCGTGAAATATCTCTGGATATCCAGATCGCCCAACCCTGGTATAAAACGGATTGGGCGTGGGTATTATATGTCCTGACAACTTTTATGATTACTTATCTCACTGTACGGATTTTGAATGCCCGGCGCAAACTGGCGCTATCCCTTGAAAAGGAACGGGAAGAGAAAGAGCGTAACGAAGAGTTGAACCAGGCGAAACTACGTTTCTTTACCAATATCAGCCATGAGTTCCGGACACCTCTAACTCTTATTATCAGTCAGATAGATATGCTTTTTCAGAGTTCCTCTCTTTCTCCGACCTTGTATAACCGGATTATTAAGATCAGCAAGAATGCAAACCGGATGCGGAATATGATTTCCGAGTTGTTGGAATTCAGAAAGTTAGAACAAAATTATGTTTCGTTGCATGTTTGCGAACAGAACTTGATTCCATTTCTGAAAGATATTTATCTTTCGTATTGTGAGTTGGCGACTCAACAATCTATTACATTTAATTTTCAGAATGCAGAGGAGAATCTACTGTTATGGTTTGATTCCAATCAGTTGCAGAAAGTGTTTTACAATCTTTTGTCAAACGCATTTAAATACACGAAGCCGGGAGGTACAGTAGAATTGTATGTATCTTCGGATGAAAATGAAGTTTGTATAAAAGTAATCGATACGGGTATCGGGCTTTCGGCAGATGATGTATCGCATATCTTTGACCGCTTTTATCAGGCCGAAAACGGGAAACAGGTAGCAGGAGCTAATCCTGGTACGGGGCTCGGACTGGCTTTAAGTAAAAATATCATTCATCTTCATCATGGGGATATTGCGGTGCAGAGCCAGGTCGGTTATGGAACGATATTTACAGTTACGTTATTAAGGGGAAATGTTCATTTTGAGAATGATAAGAATGCGATTCTTTTGGAAAGTCCGGACGAACCGATGATCAAGGAAGAATCCTTGCCGGATTCTATTTCTTCTGAAGAATATGAAGAAATGGAGAAAGCTTTTCCCGGTTTGAAGGCTGGCTCTTATAAAGTTCTGATTGTTGAGGACAATGAAGAGCTGTTACAGATATTAAATGCGCTTTTTGCTCCTTTCTATCAGGTTATATTAGCCAGGAATGGGGAAGAAGGATTGAGGAAGGCGAACGAGGAAAAACCGGATTTGGTTGTCAGTGATGTTATGATGCCTTTGATGAGTGGTATGGAGATGTGCATGAAAATCAAGAATAATATCGATTTGTGCCATATTCCGGTTGTTTTGCTTACAGCTCTCGATTCTGTCGAATATAATATAGAGGGACTTCAACAGGGAGCGGATGATTATATCAGCAAACCTTTCCATGCAAAAGTATTGTTGATGCGCTGCAATAATTTGATCCGGAACCGTTTGTTGTTGAAGTCCCAGTTGACTAAGCAAGTTGACTTTGATGTGCAGTTGCTGGCTACGACTTCATTGGATCAACAACTTTTGAACCGGATTGTGGAGATCGTCGATCAGCGGATGGGAGAACCGGACTTTGATGTCAATGCTCTTGCCCGCGAGTTGAATATGGGGCGTAGTTCGTTCTTTACAAAAGTCAAGAACCTGACCGGAATGACTCCTAGTGAATTTATGCAAAACCAACGCATCAACCGTGCGGCAACCTTATTACGGGAACAGCCGGATTTGTTGGTGAATGAAATATCGGATCGGTTAGGGTTTTCCTCAACGGTATATTTTAGTCGATGCTTTAAAGCGAAGTTCGGAGTATCGCCTGCTCAATTCAGAAAGAAAGAGCAGTAAAAAACATATCGAATTGCTAATCGTTTATATTCAAATAGTTAAATCTTCTATTTGGACTATGTGTACATAAGAAACGGACGCTAAGTATAGGTCCGTTTTTTTATGCCCGGCTACATTTGCTTCCGGAGTTTATCAAAATTTATTAATCTAAATCTACCTATTAATGATGAATGATTTAAACATTCCTTTCTTTAGGAAAACGGTGTTTGCAGGAATGGCCACACTATTCTTGTCGACAGGAGTTACCCTGGCCAATCCGGTTAGTGCCGGGGAAGAAGTGATGGAAAAGTATGCTGTAGCATTGTCTCAGCAAAAGAAAGTGACGATTACGGGAATAGTAAAGGATGCTCTCGGTCCGGTAGTTGGTGCCAACGTAGTGGAAAAAGGAACTACGAACGGGACGGTTACAGATATGGAAGGACATTTTTCTTTGCAGGTATCCTCGAATGCCGTACTAGTCGTTTCTTACATCGGTTATATAGATCAGGCGATTCCGGTGAACGGAAAGACCTCTTTCACGGTTCTGCTGAAAGAAGATTCACAGGCTTTGGATGAAGTGGTGGTTGTGGGATATGGTACGCAAAAGAAGGTGAATATGACCGGTGCGGTCACTTCTGTCGATATGAGCAAGATGGTAGACAGCCGTCCGATCACTTCTCTCTCCGCTGGACTTGCCGGTATGGCTCCCGGTGTTTCTGTAACAGCCGGTAATGGTGGACGTCCCGGTAACGATGGGGCAACGATCCGTGTACGTGGGCAGGGTACGTTAAATGATTCCAATCCGTTAGTAATCATCGACGGAGTGGAAGCCAGCATGAATAATATCAACCCGCAAGACGTAGAAAGCATTTCGGTATTGAAGGATGCTGCTTCGTCTGCCATTTATGGTTCCCGTGCTGCAAACGGTGTCATTCTGATCACTACCCGTAGGGGGAAATCGGGTGAAGCGAAAATATCTTATAATGGTTATGTCACAATGCAGAAAGTGGCGAACCGTATCGACTTGGTCTCCAATTATGCCGATTATATGGAATTGTATAACGAAGGGCAACTCAATAGCGACCTCCCCGCGATCTTCAGTCAAGAGAAAATCGATGAATGGCGGGCGGCTGGTAACAGTGATCCTGTCAAATATCCGAACTCTGACTGGCAGGACGCTCTATTTCAGACTGGATGGATGCAGAACCATACAATCAATATCAATGGAGGATCTGACAAGATTCACTATTATATATCCGGTAATTACATGAACAATCCCGGTATTATGGAAAATTCCGGGTATGAACGTTATAGTGCCCGTGTCAATTTGGACGCGGAAGTCAAAGATTGGTTTACTATTGGTGTCAATGCTTACGGTACGCGTGGAAAAGAGGAGTTAGGGTTGTTGAAGACAGAATCGAATGACAATTTCTATACCTACATGCAAGCTACCACACCGGGTATCTGCTATCAGGCACCTGATGGCCGGTATGGTGGTGTAAACAATCCGGAAGACGACCCGCAGAGTAGCTCCAACAATGTCTTGAAGATGTTGAACGACGTCAAAGGAAATCGTACGACCAATAATATCGTTTCTCGTTTTTATGCCCAGCTGAGGCCGTTTAAAGGTTTGACGATTGAAGGATCTTATACGTATGCTTTTTCCGACCAGTTCCTGTATCAACAGCCGGTTTTCCATGATTTGTGGAACTTGTATGACAATACGTTGCAGATTGCCGGAACTGGAGTTTCGAAAGTTATCAACCGCAATAATAAGACTGTCCGTAACAATATGGACGGGCTGGTCAGATATGAAACCGAGATCGACCGGTTGAACATTCAAGCAACGGTCGGAGCCAGTCAGGAAGCCTACCGTAACAACTGGTTTGAGGCCTCCAAAGAAAATTTGACATCCTCTGAATTGACGGAGTTGAATGCTGCCACTGCCAATGCTACTGCAACCGGAACCTATTCCAATTGGGCTATGCGTTCATTTTTTGGCCGGGTCAATTTGAACTGGGATGAAAAATACTTGTTGGAAGCCAATCTTCGTGCCGATGCCTCTTCCCGTTTTGCCAAGAAATATCGTTGGGGCTATTTCCCTTCTTTCTCGTTGGGCTGGCGTATGGAACAGGAAGCTTTCATGAAAGATATCTCATGGCTTAACCAGTTGAAAATCCGCGCCTCGTATGGCTCGTTAGGAAACAATGCTGTGGGAAACTATGACTATCAGTTGTATTATCAGGCCTCTAATTATGTCTTGAACAACGCCTTGCAGGTCGGTATGGCGCAACGTGCTCTTTCGAATGCGGCGTTGACTTGGGAAACTTCCTATGTCACTAATTTCGGTGTGGACTTCGCTCTGTTCTCTAAATTGAGCGGAACTGTCGATGCTTTCGTCAAAAACACCAAAGGGATTCTGATCGAACTGCCAGCACCATTGGTGCATGGTAATGCTACCGTTCCTAAATCCAATGCGGCTGAGGTTCGCAACCGGGGTGTCGAGCTGAGTTTGAACTGGAATGACAAAATCGGTTCTGTGAACTATTTTGTCGGGGGGAATTTCTCATATGTTAAAAATAAAGTGACGAAGTTTAAAGGTGACGAGATGTCTCTGAACGGAACCAACATGATTTTGGAGGGTGAACCGATCAATATCCAATATGTGCTTTCGGTCGACCGGATTATCCAGACGGAAGAGGATATGGCAATAGTGGAAGCTATGGAAGCGAATAATCCGGATGCTTTCAAGCAATATAAGAAACCGGAATATGGAGATTTCTTATATAAAGATGTTGACGGAGACGGATGCATCACTGACAACGACAAGATCAAAGTTGGCAATGGTACTAACCCGACATTCACTTTTGGATTCAATTTCGGTGCCAACTGGAAAGGTTGGGATTTTAGCTGTATCTTGCAAGGTGCTACCGGATTGAAAACATACTGGAGCGGATTGGATGGCGCCAGCTATTGGCCTCAAGTGCGCCGGGGTAACCAGATCAACAAGACCATTGCAGACGGACGTTGGTATCCGGGGCGTACGGATGCTACTTATCCGCGTCTCCTAAATTATACTGATGGACGGAACCGGGTGGCAAGTGACTTCTGGGTACAGGATAAGTCTTATTTGAGAGTGAAAAATGTCCAGTTGGGATATACTATTCCGAAACATCTCTCGCAAAAACTCCTGATCGACAACTTCCGTTTATATGTCAGCATCGATAATGCTTTGACCTTTACGGGATATAAGGGATTGGATCCTGAGGTATCGGGCACGAAATATCCGTCTATGCGATTAACAACATTTGGTTTAAACCTTACATTTTAAATAGTTGAAAACATGAAAAAGATCATAATCTATTTGGCGACAATGCTTTTAGCTGCCATGACATTCACCGGTTGCTATGATTTGGAGACCTATCCGGGAGACAAAGTCAATGAAGGTACATTTTACAAGACCGGCGATCACGCTCATCAAGGCTTGATGGGAATCTATGGCATGCTGCGTCTGAACGAGGCATACGGTTACCAGTTCTGCTTCGATCATTTGGGAGATATCGCTTACGGGTATAACTATTATATGATGTTCCTGGCTACCTATACCGACCGTGATGGAACGATACAAGCCCATTGGCAGACCTTCTATGACGGTATACATCGTGTCAATACCTTTATACGTTCCGTAAAGGGAATGGGCGGTATTATCACTGATGAACAGATCAATGAATATGTGGCGGAAGCCAAATTCCTTCGTGCGATGTTCTACTTTTCCTTGACAGACCTTTTCGGTGGGGTTCCCTATTATGATGAGTCAACTAATGTCAACGAGGAGTTTATGAATCTGAAACAGCCGAGAAGTAGCCTCGAAGAGGTACGTGCTCATATTTTGGAAGATTTGGACGAGGCGATCAAATACCTTCCTGTCGAACATGCTGCCAGCGAATATGGGCGTGCTACTAAAGGTGCTGCCTATGCCCTTCGTGGTAAAGTGTATCTTTATGACAAGGAGTGGCAATCAGCCATCAACGATTTTGAAGAAATCGTCTATAACAAGTCCAATAACTATGGTTATGATCTCGATGACGATTACGCCCGTGTTTTCAAACTCTATAACGGGGCGAAAAGTCCGGAAACAGTATTCTCGATCCAGAATAAGAGTGGTGTTGGCACTGAATATGGTATGCAGATACAAGCTTTGATGGGATGCCGTGGCGCTTATGGAAGTTGCTGGAACAATACAGTTCCTTCTACACAATTGGTGGATATGTATGAGTTCAAAGATGGCCGCCCTTTCAACTGGGATGAGATTTTCCCCGGTTATAACGCGATGACACCTGAACAGCGTAAGGAGCTCCTTAGTGTCGAGATGGACGGAGCCGGAGCCATAGTTGGGCTTCGTGAAGCAGATACAGCCAAAATCCTGAGTGCCTATACCTGTCGCGATCCGCGCCTGATGGCCACTGTGATCGTTCCTTATTCACACTATATGGGAAATATTGGTCGAACGACTAACGTGGATTTGATCTTCGCTTTGGATCATAACCTGTCGGGGAATGCCAACGGTGGCACAATCCAGAACAATGCAGGTTGGGTATCTTATCTCTATCGGAAGTTCGTGACCGAAGGAGATCAGGGCGGTGCGATCAGCAACCGTTTGCATACACCGTTCGCTTTTCCTTTGATCCGCTTTGCTGACGTTCTCTTGATGCTTTCCGAGGCCTACAACGAAGCGGGACAGTTAGACAAGGCCGTGATCGAATTCAACAAGGTTCGTACCCGTGTTGGTATGCCGGGCTTGAACTCCGGTCCAGAGTGGATGGTTGTCAGCAATAAAGAACAGATGGCCGAGCGGATACGCAAGGAACGTGCCGTTGAGTTTGCCGGGGAAGGACTTCGTTTCAGTGACTTGCGTCGTTGGGGATATGAAATTGCCCACAAAACGCTCAATAACGTTGATGCTGTCAATATCTATGGCGAGCCGATCTATACCCATCTGTTTACCGAACGTGATATGCTTTGGCCTATACCTGGTGTGGAAAGGGAACGGAATGATGCGTTGACACAGAATCCGGGTTGGTAACCTCGATTGATTAAGAAACTGTTTTGATTTTTTCGCTTCATGATTTGAGATGTATTTTTGGATCAGATTCATCTCTCTGATGGGGAAGATAGCGGGCTATCTGACGGAGAAGAGAGGCGGATATGACCAAAAAGATGCTCAAAGTATAGGCAAAAACAATGGCAAAATAACAAAGCAGGCTGTTTGTAAAAAATCAAAACAGTTTCTAAGCAGTTGTGTTAAGTTTGATATAGTAGCATGGAGGCACAGAGTCGCGGAGCTCTGATTAGCATATAAGAAAGCTTTGTGAACACTGTGTCTCTTTTATTTGGATCATTGAAAATCCCTTTAACTTATGTGTTTATGAGATTGATTAATTTAATAGGTTTATTTTTCCTGTTGTTCTCCTTTGTGGTAACAGGGCGGGATCTCTCTGTCCGGCAATCCGGAAAAGACTTGCTCCAGCATCCCAGGTTACTTTTCAGTAAGCAAGAGGAACAGCGGATTCGTGATTTATTTGGAACCGAACCTTTATTGGATAGCTTATACGTCGGCCTGATGAAGGAGGCGGAACGTTTGTTGCTGGTTCCTCCGCAGGAAGATCCTCGAAGGGAAATAAAAAACACGAAAGATATACTGCCTATCAGCCGTGAACAGGTTTACCGGATGGTAAACCTGGCCCTGGCCTACCGGTTAAGCGGAGACAGACGTTTTGCGGAGAAGGCGGAGAAAGAGTTGGTCCACGTTTGTAATTTCCCTGACTGGGATCCTATTCACTACTTGGATGTGGCGGAAATGACGACGGCTGTAGCCATTGGTTACGATTGGCTGTACGATGTGTTGGCTCCTTCGACCAGACAGTTGGTTGTTCATTCAATTAAAACAAAGGCATTGGATCTTGTCGTTGAGGAATATAACACCGGAAATGCGGATTCTTGGGCGAAACGCGAAACGAACTGGAATGTGGTTTGCAATACCGGAATGGTATTGGGTGCTTTGGCCATTGAAGAGCATTATCCGGAACTGGCCAAGCATATCATTGGTGAAGCGGTCAGGTATATCCCGAACTGCCTGAAGCATTTTGCACCGGATGGTGTTTGCTACGAGGGACCTGCTTATTGGGGATATAC
Proteins encoded in this region:
- a CDS encoding RagB/SusD family nutrient uptake outer membrane protein — its product is MKKIIIYLATMLLAAMTFTGCYDLETYPGDKVNEGTFYKTGDHAHQGLMGIYGMLRLNEAYGYQFCFDHLGDIAYGYNYYMMFLATYTDRDGTIQAHWQTFYDGIHRVNTFIRSVKGMGGIITDEQINEYVAEAKFLRAMFYFSLTDLFGGVPYYDESTNVNEEFMNLKQPRSSLEEVRAHILEDLDEAIKYLPVEHAASEYGRATKGAAYALRGKVYLYDKEWQSAINDFEEIVYNKSNNYGYDLDDDYARVFKLYNGAKSPETVFSIQNKSGVGTEYGMQIQALMGCRGAYGSCWNNTVPSTQLVDMYEFKDGRPFNWDEIFPGYNAMTPEQRKELLSVEMDGAGAIVGLREADTAKILSAYTCRDPRLMATVIVPYSHYMGNIGRTTNVDLIFALDHNLSGNANGGTIQNNAGWVSYLYRKFVTEGDQGGAISNRLHTPFAFPLIRFADVLLMLSEAYNEAGQLDKAVIEFNKVRTRVGMPGLNSGPEWMVVSNKEQMAERIRKERAVEFAGEGLRFSDLRRWGYEIAHKTLNNVDAVNIYGEPIYTHLFTERDMLWPIPGVERERNDALTQNPGW
- a CDS encoding hybrid sensor histidine kinase/response regulator transcription factor; the encoded protein is MKKLLLLLCFVFIHQVVYPVYFKHLGMSDGLSQVSVMSIYQDCLGRMWFGTREGVSIYDGERMRVYKGWENLDPESSINVLLGHECDHLTGNRQGDIFFRTCDSLVRYDIREEKFCVVSGCKAKTITSADGDIWTGYDDMVCRYDEKGDSLQLYAKTNTPGISSLLISGKKIWIGTYEGLYVIEEDKKVRCLIEGPEFYRLFESSTGEIWAGCRTGGLYRITQDERITWYSESNSAPFHIKNSQIRSFAEDRFGNIWFGTFMGLHKYNPYTDQFTVYQQDHLPGSLSHSSVFSVYIDAQETIWVGTYYGGVNYFNAEREIFAHYTDNPLRKECLNYSFVGNLAEDKEGNIWICTEGGGLNFMDRKTRTFKYFTAGHRNSVLQNNLKCIAYDGKRNRLYIGTHHGGLTRYDIKTGIFHNYLNDYREGDRKPDGIIFHTMIHNDKLYVSAMNGTFVMDLDTDRFQWICRNAQSFTIDREENLWILIGTSLYKMELAHPDNQKHYALPRYGIQFEPKRIMTTRAGDIYFVVLGGGLYRYDKQTDSFIHYSQESGHLLSNYCYNVAETNSEELLVTSDKGVTFLNPFSGNARFATLGANLPITSIADGCGILVCRNNELFIGGNDGLTSFYREDLDKTEKNYSLYFSELYIHNKRIYPGAVSGGILKEAFPFSESIQLNYKQNNLIINFATTNYIDIQKNNEYQYRLVGFDDDWVSTSSSSIYYTNLDPGKYTLLVREKNLSRHLMNHREISLDIQIAQPWYKTDWAWVLYVLTTFMITYLTVRILNARRKLALSLEKEREEKERNEELNQAKLRFFTNISHEFRTPLTLIISQIDMLFQSSSLSPTLYNRIIKISKNANRMRNMISELLEFRKLEQNYVSLHVCEQNLIPFLKDIYLSYCELATQQSITFNFQNAEENLLLWFDSNQLQKVFYNLLSNAFKYTKPGGTVELYVSSDENEVCIKVIDTGIGLSADDVSHIFDRFYQAENGKQVAGANPGTGLGLALSKNIIHLHHGDIAVQSQVGYGTIFTVTLLRGNVHFENDKNAILLESPDEPMIKEESLPDSISSEEYEEMEKAFPGLKAGSYKVLIVEDNEELLQILNALFAPFYQVILARNGEEGLRKANEEKPDLVVSDVMMPLMSGMEMCMKIKNNIDLCHIPVVLLTALDSVEYNIEGLQQGADDYISKPFHAKVLLMRCNNLIRNRLLLKSQLTKQVDFDVQLLATTSLDQQLLNRIVEIVDQRMGEPDFDVNALARELNMGRSSFFTKVKNLTGMTPSEFMQNQRINRAATLLREQPDLLVNEISDRLGFSSTVYFSRCFKAKFGVSPAQFRKKEQ
- a CDS encoding SNF2-related protein, with the translated sequence MEGRLISLQRKKLVLVACAQDASLFSGEEEENFVSPVRVTVQPDKVQASLIVVPASLLPNWKREIQRFSSLRVYEYAGDQRSRESWKKFDRYPVILTTYGLLRRDN
- a CDS encoding SusC/RagA family TonB-linked outer membrane protein, with amino-acid sequence MMNDLNIPFFRKTVFAGMATLFLSTGVTLANPVSAGEEVMEKYAVALSQQKKVTITGIVKDALGPVVGANVVEKGTTNGTVTDMEGHFSLQVSSNAVLVVSYIGYIDQAIPVNGKTSFTVLLKEDSQALDEVVVVGYGTQKKVNMTGAVTSVDMSKMVDSRPITSLSAGLAGMAPGVSVTAGNGGRPGNDGATIRVRGQGTLNDSNPLVIIDGVEASMNNINPQDVESISVLKDAASSAIYGSRAANGVILITTRRGKSGEAKISYNGYVTMQKVANRIDLVSNYADYMELYNEGQLNSDLPAIFSQEKIDEWRAAGNSDPVKYPNSDWQDALFQTGWMQNHTININGGSDKIHYYISGNYMNNPGIMENSGYERYSARVNLDAEVKDWFTIGVNAYGTRGKEELGLLKTESNDNFYTYMQATTPGICYQAPDGRYGGVNNPEDDPQSSSNNVLKMLNDVKGNRTTNNIVSRFYAQLRPFKGLTIEGSYTYAFSDQFLYQQPVFHDLWNLYDNTLQIAGTGVSKVINRNNKTVRNNMDGLVRYETEIDRLNIQATVGASQEAYRNNWFEASKENLTSSELTELNAATANATATGTYSNWAMRSFFGRVNLNWDEKYLLEANLRADASSRFAKKYRWGYFPSFSLGWRMEQEAFMKDISWLNQLKIRASYGSLGNNAVGNYDYQLYYQASNYVLNNALQVGMAQRALSNAALTWETSYVTNFGVDFALFSKLSGTVDAFVKNTKGILIELPAPLVHGNATVPKSNAAEVRNRGVELSLNWNDKIGSVNYFVGGNFSYVKNKVTKFKGDEMSLNGTNMILEGEPINIQYVLSVDRIIQTEEDMAIVEAMEANNPDAFKQYKKPEYGDFLYKDVDGDGCITDNDKIKVGNGTNPTFTFGFNFGANWKGWDFSCILQGATGLKTYWSGLDGASYWPQVRRGNQINKTIADGRWYPGRTDATYPRLLNYTDGRNRVASDFWVQDKSYLRVKNVQLGYTIPKHLSQKLLIDNFRLYVSIDNALTFTGYKGLDPEVSGTKYPSMRLTTFGLNLTF